The sequence ATTGACGCCATGATCAGCGCCATGACGCTTGAAGAGCGCCGCAATCCCCGCGTCATCAACGCCAGCCGCCGTGAGCGTATCGCCAAAGGCTCGGGGCACGAGGTGGCCGACGTGAACAAGCTGCTCAAGATGCACGAGCAGATGAAGATGATGATGAAGATGCTGCAGGGCATGCAGGATGGCAAGATGCCCAACATGCCCGGAATGCCGGGAATGGGTGGCCTGCCTGGAATGCCCCAGCGCAAAGGATTCCGTACCCCTCCCAAGAAGTGAGTGAACGGATGAAGGAGGCTCCGGCTGGGGCCTCCTTTCTTGTGTCTATATCAAGCGGGCTGCGGTCTTGCGTTCCGGGAATCAGGGACTGGAGCGGTGCCGACGCAGGCGATATTCCAGCCCGCTTCTGACGGCCGGCCACTCGCTCTGAACGATGGAATACACGCAGGTATCGCGGAGGGTGCCGTCCTTGGCGCGGGTGTGTGAGCGCAAAATGCCGTCCAGCCGCGCTCCCAGCCGCTCGATGGCTGCCCGTGACTGGGCGTTCAGCCAATGGGTCCGCAGCTCCACAGCGGGGCAGCCCAACTCCTCGAAAGCGTGGGCCAGCAGCAACAGCTTGGATTCGGTGTTGGTGCCGGTGCCGTGGGCGCTGGCTGCGTTCCAGGTGCTGCCGATCTCCACGCGGGGCAGCTGCTGGTCAATGTTCATGTAGCTGGTCATCCCGATGATGCTGTGGTCCGACCGGCGGCGGGCCGTGAAAGGCACCATCTGGCCCAGTTCCTGCAGCTGCAGCCGCCGCTCGATTTCGCTGGCTATCTCGCCCGGCGCAGGAATGGTGGTGTACCACAGCCGCCATAATTCCCCGTCCTGAACGGCAGTCACCAGGCCGTCATGGTGTTCGGGGCGCAGCGGTTCCAAGACCACCAACTGACCTTCCAGCCGAACCGGCCCCACCCGTAGCCCGTCCCGGTTCATCCCCCGGCCACCAGGACTTCCAGCGCCAGGCGGTAGCCCAGGAAGCCGAAGCCGCTCAGCTTGCCCCGGCAGACCGGTGCTATGACGCTGACGCGCCGGAACTCCTCGCGGGCGTCCACATGACTGATGTGGACCTCTACCACTGGCAGCGGTTGCCCGGCCACCGCGTCGCGGATGGCGTAAGAGTAGTGGGTAAAGGCCCCAGGATTCAGCACGATGCCCCGGAAGCCTTCTGCCTCGGCCTGCTGAATCCAGTCCATCAGTTGGCCTTCGTGGTTGCTCTGGCGGCACTGCACTTCGGTGCCCAGCTCGGCTCCCCAGCGGCGGCAAAGCTCCTCCAGTTCGGCCAGGGTGCCGCTGCCGTAAACTCCCGGCTCACGGGTGCCAAGGCGGTTGAGGTTGGGGCCATTCAGAACCAGCATCATGGATGCAGGCTAGAGCATGGACGGGTGCAGGAGTACGCGCGCTCAGGTGGTCCTACAGGCAGTGCAGCGGCAGCCCTTCGTGGCCGGCTTCAGATATCGCGCCGCCAGGTTTCGAACACGTCGCCCAGCTGTTCTCGCGGCAGCCGGGCCAGATACGGCTGGGCCAATCCGTGCAGCAGAACCCAGCGCGGCCCCAGTTCGTCGGCCTTCTTGTCGCGGGCGATGAAGGGCCACAGCGTATCCAGCTGGAGGCGGGGCAGAGGTTCCGGGTTCTGCCAGTGTAAAAAAGCGCGGGTATGCGGGCTCAGGTTGGTGGCCCCCTGCGCCTCGCTGAGCAGCGCCGCGAAGTGCAGGCCGTACCCCACTGCCTCGCCGTGGGGCAGGCGGTGCCGGGTCAGGGCTTCCAGGGCGTGTGCCAGCGTATGGCCCAGATTCAGAAAGGCCCGCTCGTTCTGCTCGGTGGGGTCGCGGGCAACCACCTCGGCTTTCACTTCTACGGCACTGCGGACGAGTTGGGGCAGCCACTCGGAAAAGCGGGTGAGCCCTGCGGCGCTGAGGGTCGAGGGAAGCACCTGCGCCAGCAGTTCAGGGCGGGCCAGCAGGCCATGTTTGAAGACTTCGGCGGCTCCTGAGCGGAAATCCCGGGGCGGCAGGGTGTCCAGGGTTTCGGTGTCGCACCACACCGCCTGCGCCGGCCAGAAAGCACCGACCAGGTTTTTGCCTTCGGGCAGGTTCACGCCGGTCTTGCCGCCTACCGCCGCGTCCACCATCCCCAGCAGCGTGGTGGGCGCCGCATAGTAAGCCACCCCGCGCAGATAGCTGGCGGCCACGAAGCCAG is a genomic window of Deinococcus proteolyticus MRP containing:
- a CDS encoding GNAT family N-acetyltransferase; its protein translation is MNRDGLRVGPVRLEGQLVVLEPLRPEHHDGLVTAVQDGELWRLWYTTIPAPGEIASEIERRLQLQELGQMVPFTARRRSDHSIIGMTSYMNIDQQLPRVEIGSTWNAASAHGTGTNTESKLLLLAHAFEELGCPAVELRTHWLNAQSRAAIERLGARLDGILRSHTRAKDGTLRDTCVYSIVQSEWPAVRSGLEYRLRRHRSSP
- the aroQ gene encoding type II 3-dehydroquinate dehydratase, which codes for MMLVLNGPNLNRLGTREPGVYGSGTLAELEELCRRWGAELGTEVQCRQSNHEGQLMDWIQQAEAEGFRGIVLNPGAFTHYSYAIRDAVAGQPLPVVEVHISHVDAREEFRRVSVIAPVCRGKLSGFGFLGYRLALEVLVAGG
- a CDS encoding 3-dehydroquinate synthase, producing MGPTDLTALPELPPLHVPWPGQARSTTVEVGSGLLGQISVPETQVALLHDRALPTEWVSRARQALNPALVLPVSSGESGKTLDEVGRLLSALAQGGLSRAGAVVGLGGGATTDVAGFVAASYLRGVAYYAAPTTLLGMVDAAVGGKTGVNLPEGKNLVGAFWPAQAVWCDTETLDTLPPRDFRSGAAEVFKHGLLARPELLAQVLPSTLSAAGLTRFSEWLPQLVRSAVEVKAEVVARDPTEQNERAFLNLGHTLAHALEALTRHRLPHGEAVGYGLHFAALLSEAQGATNLSPHTRAFLHWQNPEPLPRLQLDTLWPFIARDKKADELGPRWVLLHGLAQPYLARLPREQLGDVFETWRRDI